One segment of Arthrobacter sp. MMS18-M83 DNA contains the following:
- a CDS encoding NUDIX domain-containing protein: MPGISETPSTFRKVSDMPSPRRLLSSNKVYEGRIWDVVSDAFELGEDTGTLVRDYIDHPGAVAVLPMNVDGEILLLKQYRHPVGMDLWEIPAGLLDVAGEDFVVGAARELAEEADLTAATWNVLVDFFNSPGSSSEAIRIYLARGLGEVPEAERHVRTEEESEIELVWVPLEEAVVAVLEGRLHNPSAVVGILAAAAARADGFRSLRPANAPWPAHPSQR; this comes from the coding sequence ATGCCCGGTATTTCTGAAACCCCCAGTACTTTTCGGAAGGTTTCGGACATGCCGAGCCCGCGCCGTCTTTTGTCGTCCAACAAGGTCTACGAAGGCCGCATTTGGGACGTCGTCAGCGACGCCTTCGAGCTGGGCGAAGATACCGGTACTTTGGTCCGCGACTACATTGACCATCCTGGCGCCGTCGCGGTGTTACCGATGAATGTCGACGGCGAAATCCTGTTGCTCAAGCAATATCGCCACCCGGTCGGCATGGATTTGTGGGAGATTCCCGCCGGGCTTCTAGACGTGGCTGGAGAAGACTTTGTGGTGGGTGCAGCCCGGGAGTTGGCTGAGGAGGCCGATCTTACGGCCGCCACGTGGAACGTCCTGGTGGACTTCTTCAATTCACCCGGATCCTCGAGCGAGGCGATCCGAATTTATCTGGCGCGGGGACTGGGAGAAGTGCCCGAGGCCGAACGCCACGTCCGCACGGAAGAGGAATCCGAAATCGAGCTGGTGTGGGTGCCTCTCGAGGAAGCGGTTGTGGCGGTGCTGGAAGGCCGCCTTCATAACCCGTCCGCCGTCGTCGGGATCCTCGCCGCCGCGGCGGCACGCGCCGACGGCTTCAGGAGCCTGCGCCCGGCCAATGCCCCCTGGCCAGCCCACCCGAGCCAGCGCTGA
- a CDS encoding IS1380 family transposase — protein MHHFTRLFPAAAVGFTGQSLVSHAGTKILTELIDALGFRGLCEDRLGQFAPSGARHRPGRLIASLALMLAGGGEHVSDLDMLRSSPGIFGPVPSNATVSRFFERTVANPELFSYGFETLTRELRSRAWDAAGNFEPGGQATAADPLIVDLDATLVTSHSDKELAAGTYKGGYGFSPFIASIDYGTGNGTGEILACVLRPGSAGANSADDHIRVFETATAQLPESFFPDGKLDGQRILVRTDSAGASRKFLWHLHSLGVQFSVSYPVPAAKAHMIDWINDKQYWQPALDQHGTDRTNAWVINATEVIPLKDYPPGTNIYLRAEPLHPGAAPTLLNLDGHRITAFLTNAPRWHGPFLDARHRARGRCENRIKTLKNTGLGKLPFYDFAANQAWANIAALALNLTSWLQLTALPEGHHARSWDIKRWRYRLFATAGKIITRARRRTLLLPDRAPEKQLITVLLDRIKDLPARLKSAPAKPT, from the coding sequence ATGCATCATTTTACCCGGCTTTTCCCTGCTGCAGCGGTTGGCTTCACCGGCCAGTCACTGGTGTCCCACGCCGGAACGAAGATTCTGACGGAATTGATCGACGCGCTGGGTTTCCGCGGACTCTGCGAGGACCGGCTTGGCCAGTTCGCTCCTTCCGGCGCCCGACACCGGCCCGGCCGGCTCATCGCTTCCCTGGCCCTGATGCTCGCTGGCGGCGGCGAGCACGTCAGCGACCTGGACATGCTGCGTTCCTCGCCCGGGATCTTCGGGCCGGTGCCCTCGAACGCGACCGTGTCCCGGTTTTTCGAACGCACCGTCGCCAACCCCGAACTGTTCAGCTACGGCTTCGAGACCCTGACCCGGGAACTGCGGTCCAGGGCCTGGGACGCTGCAGGGAACTTCGAACCCGGCGGCCAGGCAACCGCCGCCGATCCCTTGATCGTTGACTTGGATGCCACGTTGGTGACCTCGCACAGTGACAAGGAACTGGCCGCGGGCACGTACAAAGGCGGGTACGGTTTCTCCCCGTTCATCGCCAGCATCGATTACGGCACGGGCAACGGCACCGGGGAAATCCTCGCCTGCGTGTTGCGGCCCGGCAGCGCGGGGGCGAACAGCGCCGATGACCATATCCGTGTCTTCGAGACCGCCACGGCCCAGTTGCCCGAGAGCTTCTTCCCCGATGGGAAGCTGGACGGGCAGAGGATCCTGGTCCGCACCGACAGTGCCGGCGCCTCGCGGAAGTTCCTCTGGCACCTGCACTCCTTGGGCGTGCAGTTCTCCGTCTCGTATCCGGTCCCGGCAGCCAAAGCCCACATGATCGACTGGATCAACGACAAACAGTACTGGCAACCGGCCCTGGACCAGCACGGGACCGACCGCACGAACGCGTGGGTCATCAACGCCACCGAAGTGATCCCGCTGAAGGACTACCCGCCGGGCACGAACATCTACCTGCGGGCCGAGCCGCTGCACCCCGGCGCGGCCCCGACCCTGCTGAATCTGGACGGGCACCGCATCACCGCGTTCCTGACGAACGCACCGCGCTGGCACGGACCGTTCCTGGATGCCCGGCACCGGGCCCGGGGCCGGTGCGAGAACCGGATCAAGACCCTGAAGAACACCGGCCTGGGCAAGCTGCCGTTCTACGATTTCGCCGCGAACCAGGCCTGGGCCAACATCGCCGCCCTGGCATTGAACCTCACCTCCTGGCTGCAGCTCACCGCCCTCCCGGAAGGCCACCACGCCAGGTCCTGGGACATCAAACGCTGGCGCTACCGGCTCTTCGCGACCGCCGGGAAAATCATCACCCGCGCCCGCCGGAGGACCTTGCTCCTGCCAGACAGGGCACCGGAGAAACAGCTCATCACCGTCCTGCTGGACCGGATCAAAGACCTCCCAGCGCGACTGAAAAGCGCCCCGGCAAAGCCTACGTAG
- a CDS encoding NUDIX domain-containing protein has protein sequence MTAAHVTLCFLLREVDAGREVLLGRKRTGFGKGKVVGVGGHVEEGETAIEAVCREVREEVYVQVEPDDLVAAGTVDFVFPAKPEWNMYTTVFLAESWVGEPTESDEITPQWYPAEELPVAHMWADAEHWLPAMMNGRRMDVRVVLADDNENVAEVFHSDWTDDGSAAGVPAQNWVPGL, from the coding sequence ATGACAGCCGCCCATGTGACCCTCTGTTTTCTCCTCCGCGAGGTCGATGCCGGTAGGGAGGTCCTCCTTGGACGCAAGCGCACCGGCTTCGGCAAGGGCAAGGTAGTGGGCGTCGGCGGCCATGTGGAGGAGGGGGAGACCGCCATCGAGGCTGTTTGCCGGGAAGTCCGCGAAGAAGTCTACGTCCAAGTTGAGCCGGACGACCTGGTGGCCGCGGGCACTGTGGACTTTGTCTTCCCTGCCAAACCCGAATGGAACATGTACACCACTGTGTTCCTCGCAGAATCGTGGGTGGGAGAGCCCACGGAGAGCGACGAGATCACGCCGCAGTGGTACCCGGCGGAGGAACTGCCGGTAGCCCACATGTGGGCCGATGCCGAACACTGGCTTCCCGCGATGATGAATGGCCGCCGCATGGACGTCCGCGTAGTGCTCGCCGATGACAACGAGAACGTGGCTGAAGTCTTCCACTCCGACTGGACCGACGACGGATCAGCAGCGGGTGTGCCTGCTCAGAATTGGGTACCTGGGCTGTAA
- a CDS encoding RNA polymerase sigma factor yields MRSEGESTFIALHRDTYPRIFRFVRRRVDDPQVAEELAADVFRVAWQKWDEASSVDVAWLFTVARNLLGNAYRSHQRQLALHERLRESVVPGDGAGSRYSLVDEVLDSLREKDRDILQLAYWDQLTVAEIAAVLQCGESAAKVRLHRAREAFRKLLPASTGAVAQKLGA; encoded by the coding sequence GTGCGTTCCGAAGGGGAATCGACGTTCATCGCCTTGCACCGGGATACGTATCCGCGCATATTCCGGTTTGTGCGGCGGCGGGTGGATGACCCGCAGGTGGCTGAGGAGTTGGCCGCGGACGTGTTTCGTGTGGCTTGGCAGAAATGGGATGAAGCGTCGTCCGTGGATGTGGCCTGGTTGTTCACGGTGGCGAGGAATCTTCTGGGAAATGCTTATCGGAGTCATCAGCGCCAGCTAGCGCTGCATGAGCGGCTTCGTGAGTCCGTGGTCCCCGGCGATGGCGCCGGGAGCAGGTATTCACTGGTGGACGAAGTGTTGGATTCCTTGCGGGAGAAGGACCGGGACATTCTGCAGTTGGCATATTGGGATCAACTGACGGTCGCCGAGATCGCGGCGGTCCTGCAATGCGGTGAGTCGGCCGCGAAGGTGCGGTTGCACCGGGCGCGTGAAGCCTTCCGGAAGTTACTGCCGGCCAGTACCGGTGCCGTGGCGCAGAAATTGGGGGCATAG
- a CDS encoding CTP synthase codes for MIGSNSVVQRSNSRVNSRFPGSSKTTKHIFVTGGVASSLGKGLTASSLGHLLRARGLSVTMQKLDPYLNVDPGTMNPFQHGEVFVTDDGAETDLDIGHYERFLDENLEGSANVTTGQIYSTVIAKERRGEYLGDTVQVIPHITDEIKRRMRLPAEGKNAPDVIITEIGGTVGDIESQPFLESARQVRQDIGRNNVFFLHVSLVPYIGPSQELKTKPTQHSVAALRSLGIQPEAIVIRSDREVPDAMREKIGRMCDVDIDAVVNAADAPSIYDIPKTLHSQGLDSYVVRALDLPFKDVDWTSWDKLLEAVHNPKHQVEVALVGKYIDLPDAYLSVTEALRAGGFANETKVKIRWVPSDECETLEGATKSLAGVDAICVPGGFGIRGLEGKLGALKFARETKLPVLGLCLGLQCMVIEYARNVVGLEGASSSEFEPDSKYPVIATMEEQLDIVDGKGDLGGTMRLGLYEAKLDEGSVVAETYGTTTVSERHRHRYEVNNKYREQIAAEGLVFSGTSPDGKLVEYVELPREVHPYYVATQAHPELSSRPTRPHPLFAGLVKAALERQAGVDSAAKSARKVAAK; via the coding sequence ATGATAGGCTCGAATTCCGTGGTGCAGCGATCAAATTCCCGTGTAAATTCCCGGTTCCCGGGCTCGTCCAAGACGACCAAACACATCTTTGTCACTGGCGGTGTGGCGTCCTCGCTCGGTAAGGGACTGACGGCTTCGAGCCTCGGCCACCTGCTGCGGGCACGCGGTTTGTCTGTAACTATGCAGAAGCTCGATCCCTATCTGAACGTGGATCCGGGCACGATGAACCCCTTCCAGCACGGCGAAGTCTTCGTCACTGACGACGGCGCCGAAACCGACCTCGACATCGGACACTACGAGCGCTTCCTCGATGAAAACCTCGAGGGTTCCGCCAACGTTACGACCGGCCAGATCTATTCGACCGTCATCGCCAAGGAACGGCGTGGCGAGTACCTCGGCGACACCGTCCAGGTTATCCCGCACATCACGGATGAGATCAAGCGCCGCATGCGCCTCCCCGCTGAAGGCAAGAACGCTCCGGACGTCATCATCACCGAAATCGGCGGCACGGTTGGCGACATCGAGTCCCAGCCCTTCCTGGAGTCGGCCCGCCAGGTCCGCCAGGACATCGGCCGGAACAACGTCTTTTTCCTCCACGTCTCCTTGGTGCCTTACATCGGTCCGTCGCAGGAACTGAAGACCAAACCGACGCAGCACTCAGTTGCCGCCTTGCGGTCCCTCGGCATCCAGCCGGAAGCGATCGTGATCCGTTCGGACCGCGAAGTGCCCGATGCCATGCGCGAAAAGATCGGCCGCATGTGCGACGTCGATATTGACGCAGTGGTCAACGCCGCCGATGCTCCCAGCATCTATGACATCCCCAAGACGCTGCACTCCCAGGGCCTTGACTCCTACGTCGTCCGGGCCCTGGATCTCCCGTTCAAGGACGTCGACTGGACCAGCTGGGACAAGCTCCTCGAAGCAGTCCACAACCCCAAGCACCAGGTGGAAGTTGCCTTGGTGGGCAAGTACATCGACCTCCCGGACGCTTACCTGTCCGTGACCGAAGCCTTGCGTGCCGGCGGCTTCGCCAACGAAACCAAGGTCAAGATCCGCTGGGTCCCGTCGGACGAATGTGAAACCCTCGAGGGCGCCACCAAGTCCTTGGCCGGCGTCGATGCGATTTGTGTTCCGGGCGGCTTCGGCATCCGTGGCTTGGAAGGCAAGCTGGGTGCGCTCAAGTTCGCCCGCGAAACCAAGCTTCCGGTTCTGGGCCTGTGCCTGGGCCTGCAATGCATGGTCATCGAGTACGCCCGCAACGTGGTCGGCCTCGAAGGCGCATCCTCCAGCGAGTTCGAGCCCGACTCCAAATACCCTGTCATCGCCACGATGGAAGAGCAGTTGGACATCGTGGACGGCAAGGGCGATCTGGGCGGCACCATGCGCCTGGGTCTCTATGAAGCCAAGCTGGACGAAGGCTCCGTGGTTGCAGAGACCTATGGGACAACCACGGTCAGCGAACGTCACCGCCACCGCTACGAGGTCAACAACAAGTACCGCGAGCAGATCGCGGCCGAGGGACTGGTGTTCTCCGGAACGTCTCCCGATGGCAAGCTGGTTGAGTACGTGGAACTGCCGCGCGAAGTACATCCGTACTACGTGGCAACGCAGGCCCACCCGGAGCTCAGCTCCCGCCCCACGCGCCCGCACCCGCTGTTTGCGGGCCTCGTGAAGGCTGCGCTGGAGCGCCAGGCAGGCGTTGATTCGGCTGCAAAGTCGGCTCGCAAGGTAGCTGCGAAGTAA
- the prpB gene encoding methylisocitrate lyase has translation MLYSKTTPEQKRLALRGMLASGTIQQFPGAFNPLSARLIEEKGFPGVYISGAVLANDLGLPDIGLTTLTEVATRAGQIARMTELPCLVDADTGFGEPMNVARTIQELENAGLAGCHIEDQFNPKRCGHLDGKNVVDTDTAAKRIRAAADARRDPNFLIMARTDIRAVDGIKAAQERARALVEAGADAIFPEAMKDLSEFQAIRDAVDVPILANMTEFGKSDLFTVEQLQGVGVNIVIYPVTLLRIAMGAAERTLETIKATGTQEAQVENMLTRARLYDLVDYEAYNHFDTSVFNFQIPGLSR, from the coding sequence ATGCTCTACTCCAAGACCACCCCGGAACAGAAACGCCTCGCCCTGCGCGGGATGCTCGCTTCCGGAACGATCCAGCAGTTCCCCGGCGCGTTCAACCCGCTCTCGGCACGCCTGATCGAGGAAAAGGGCTTCCCCGGCGTCTACATCTCCGGCGCCGTCCTCGCCAACGACCTCGGCCTGCCGGACATCGGGCTCACCACCCTCACCGAGGTCGCCACCCGCGCCGGACAGATCGCCCGCATGACCGAACTGCCCTGCCTCGTGGACGCGGACACCGGATTCGGCGAACCGATGAACGTGGCCCGCACCATCCAGGAACTCGAAAACGCCGGACTCGCCGGGTGCCACATCGAGGACCAGTTCAACCCCAAGCGCTGCGGGCACCTGGACGGCAAGAACGTGGTCGACACCGACACCGCCGCCAAGCGCATCCGCGCCGCTGCCGACGCCCGCCGGGACCCGAATTTCCTCATCATGGCCCGCACCGACATCCGCGCCGTCGACGGCATCAAGGCCGCCCAGGAACGCGCCCGGGCCCTCGTGGAAGCCGGCGCCGATGCCATCTTCCCGGAAGCCATGAAGGACCTCAGCGAGTTCCAAGCCATCCGTGATGCAGTGGATGTGCCGATCCTGGCCAACATGACCGAGTTCGGCAAAAGCGACCTCTTCACCGTCGAACAACTCCAGGGCGTCGGCGTGAACATCGTGATCTACCCGGTCACCCTGCTCCGCATTGCCATGGGGGCTGCAGAGCGTACGCTGGAAACGATCAAGGCCACAGGAACGCAGGAGGCGCAGGTGGAGAACATGCTCACCCGTGCGCGGCTCTATGACCTCGTGGACTACGAGGCTTACAACCACTTCGACACGAGCGTTTTCAACTTCCAGATTCCTGGGCTCAGCCGGTAA
- the recN gene encoding DNA repair protein RecN produces the protein MIEELRIRDLGVITDATLPLGPGLSVVTGETGAGKTMVVTAVGLLLGARSDAGAVRSGAKSASAEARLLLDPAHAAVERAVEAGGDAEEYDGGTQLLLARTVGADGRSRAFVGGRSAPVGVLAELGESLVVVHGQSDQIRLKGAAAQRHALDRFAGADLAAALTAYQDLYSHWKSSQAELDTLRSEARERLREAESLAVALQEIDDVDPQPGEDDSLKAEAVKLANVEELRIAAAAAHEALISEEFGEAADATTLIDSAKRTLEQVAEHDEALAGAATRLAEIGFLINDIAAELSSYQASLDSEGPERLAEIEDRRGALAKLIRKYAPSIDEVLEWAAASRIRLDELQDDSSRIEALDAEVTSAESTLRKQAARISKSRSKAAKDLAARVSAELTALAMADATLVIEVDSEGQLGPHGVDDISFLLQPHSGAPARPLGKGASGGELSRVMLAIEVVLAAVDPVPTFVFDEVDAGVGGRAAVEIGRRLAMLARHVQVLVVTHLPQVAAFADQHIRVTKTSVRGSDGKTATGFTSSDVQLLDDEERVKELARMLAGQEDSESARAHAQELLDDAKLLPQQA, from the coding sequence ATGATCGAGGAACTCCGGATCCGGGATCTCGGCGTCATCACCGACGCCACGTTGCCGTTGGGGCCGGGCCTGAGCGTCGTCACGGGCGAAACCGGCGCCGGCAAGACCATGGTGGTTACCGCCGTCGGCCTCCTCCTGGGAGCACGGTCCGACGCCGGTGCGGTACGCTCTGGCGCCAAGTCAGCCTCCGCGGAGGCTCGGCTCTTGCTTGATCCGGCGCACGCCGCCGTGGAACGGGCCGTGGAGGCCGGCGGCGACGCTGAAGAGTACGACGGCGGCACTCAGCTCTTGCTGGCCCGCACCGTGGGCGCGGACGGCCGCAGCCGCGCCTTCGTGGGCGGCCGGTCGGCGCCCGTGGGCGTCCTGGCAGAACTTGGCGAAAGCCTGGTGGTGGTGCATGGCCAGTCGGACCAGATCCGGCTCAAGGGCGCCGCGGCGCAACGGCACGCACTGGACCGTTTCGCCGGGGCGGACCTCGCCGCGGCGCTCACTGCTTATCAGGACCTTTACAGTCATTGGAAGTCCAGCCAGGCGGAACTCGATACCCTCCGAAGCGAGGCCCGGGAACGGCTACGGGAGGCAGAATCGCTGGCCGTCGCGCTCCAGGAAATCGACGACGTCGACCCCCAGCCGGGAGAGGACGATTCCCTCAAGGCCGAGGCAGTGAAACTGGCCAACGTCGAAGAGCTCCGCATTGCCGCCGCGGCAGCACATGAAGCGCTGATCTCTGAGGAATTCGGCGAAGCGGCCGATGCCACGACTCTGATCGACTCGGCCAAACGGACCTTGGAACAGGTTGCCGAGCATGACGAAGCCTTGGCAGGCGCGGCCACCCGGCTTGCCGAGATTGGCTTCCTCATCAACGACATCGCGGCGGAGCTGTCCAGTTACCAGGCCTCCTTGGACTCCGAAGGCCCGGAACGCCTTGCCGAGATTGAGGACCGGCGTGGGGCGCTGGCCAAACTCATCCGGAAGTACGCCCCGAGCATCGACGAGGTGCTCGAATGGGCGGCAGCCTCAAGGATCCGGCTGGACGAACTGCAGGACGACTCCAGCAGGATCGAAGCCCTCGACGCTGAGGTGACTTCCGCAGAGTCCACACTGCGGAAGCAGGCCGCCCGGATCTCCAAGTCGCGGTCGAAGGCCGCCAAGGACCTCGCCGCGCGCGTGAGTGCGGAACTCACCGCCCTTGCGATGGCCGACGCCACCCTGGTGATCGAGGTAGACAGCGAAGGGCAGTTGGGTCCGCACGGCGTCGACGACATCTCTTTCCTGCTGCAGCCACACTCAGGGGCCCCTGCCCGTCCTCTCGGCAAGGGAGCGTCCGGCGGTGAATTGTCCAGGGTCATGCTCGCCATCGAGGTGGTCCTTGCCGCTGTGGACCCCGTGCCGACGTTCGTCTTTGACGAAGTGGACGCCGGAGTAGGTGGGCGTGCAGCCGTCGAGATCGGACGCCGGCTCGCCATGCTGGCGCGCCACGTCCAGGTGCTGGTGGTAACCCATCTGCCACAGGTCGCCGCGTTCGCGGACCAGCACATCCGCGTCACCAAGACCTCCGTCAGGGGGAGCGACGGCAAGACCGCCACTGGCTTCACCTCCAGCGACGTCCAGCTCCTCGATGACGAAGAACGCGTGAAGGAGCTTGCCAGGATGCTGGCGGGGCAGGAAGACTCGGAGTCTGCGCGCGCGCATGCCCAGGAATTGCTGGACGACGCCAAGCTCCTGCCCCAGCAGGCCTAG
- a CDS encoding NAD kinase, translated as MSRRVLVLAHTGREDSLRAAWDACGQLHYSGLIPVMQKSELDDIERFYGVVDKPIEILHEDVRLEDVELVMVLGGDGTILRAAELVRNVDVPLLGVNLGHVGFLAESERADLAQTVEWIASREYTVEERMTIDVQVWVRGQKIWHTWALNEAAIEKADRERMIEVVTEVDERPLTSFGCDGVVLATPTGSTAYAFSSGGPVVWPEVEALVIVPISAHALFAKPLVVSPRSRLAVEILTRTDAQGVLWCDGRRSVDLPPGARIEVTRSTRPVRLARTHQTPFSARLVRKFELPIHGWRGPAPRSADIHTGPTPVVRTFKPSPLPTPQDVRTGRAADPTKEM; from the coding sequence ATGAGCAGGCGCGTTTTGGTCCTTGCCCACACCGGGCGTGAGGACTCCCTTCGCGCGGCCTGGGATGCCTGCGGGCAGCTCCACTACTCAGGTCTGATTCCCGTGATGCAGAAATCGGAACTGGACGACATCGAACGGTTTTACGGTGTGGTGGATAAGCCGATCGAAATCCTCCACGAGGATGTCCGGTTGGAGGACGTCGAACTCGTCATGGTTCTTGGCGGCGACGGCACCATCCTGCGGGCAGCTGAGCTGGTCCGTAACGTCGACGTTCCCCTCCTGGGCGTCAACCTTGGACATGTCGGATTCCTCGCGGAGAGCGAACGGGCCGATCTTGCCCAGACCGTTGAATGGATCGCCAGCCGCGAATACACGGTGGAAGAGCGCATGACAATCGACGTCCAGGTGTGGGTCCGTGGCCAGAAGATCTGGCACACCTGGGCCCTCAACGAGGCCGCCATTGAAAAGGCTGACCGGGAGCGCATGATCGAAGTAGTGACCGAAGTGGATGAACGTCCCCTGACGTCCTTTGGCTGCGACGGAGTGGTGCTCGCTACCCCCACGGGTTCCACGGCCTACGCTTTCTCTTCCGGCGGGCCGGTGGTGTGGCCCGAGGTGGAAGCCTTGGTGATCGTGCCCATCAGCGCCCATGCCCTCTTCGCCAAACCCCTCGTCGTTTCACCGCGGTCCAGGCTTGCGGTGGAGATCCTCACCCGCACGGACGCCCAAGGCGTGCTTTGGTGCGACGGTCGACGCTCCGTGGACCTCCCGCCGGGCGCCCGGATCGAAGTGACCCGGTCCACCCGGCCCGTACGGCTTGCCCGCACCCACCAGACTCCGTTTTCCGCACGACTCGTCAGGAAGTTCGAGCTCCCCATCCACGGCTGGCGGGGACCGGCACCCCGTTCGGCGGACATCCACACCGGTCCTACCCCCGTGGTCAGGACTTTCAAGCCCAGCCCTTTGCCAACGCCCCAGGACGTGCGGACAGGCAGAGCGGCCGACCCCACCAAGGAGATGTAA
- a CDS encoding bifunctional 2-methylcitrate synthase/citrate synthase, with translation MAAEEIKKGLAGVVVDYTAISKVNPDTNSLLYRGYPVQELAAKCSFEEVAFLLWNGELPTPEELAEFTARERAGRTLDPVVKQVVDTLPTTAHPMDVCRTAASVLGARHPLADVSTPEANMAKAIDLFAAMPAVVAYDQRRRRGQGVVEPREDLGYSSNFLWMTFGEDPVDEVVKAFNVSMILYAEHSFNASTFTARVVTSTLSDLHSAVTAAIGALKGPLHGGANEAVMHTFEEIGIRTEESLDDAAARAKTWMEQALAQKKKVMGFGHRVYKHGDSRVPTMKAALDKMIAHYGRPEILGLYNGLEQAMDEAKAIKPNLDYPAGPTYHLMGFDTPTFTPLFVASRITGWTAHIMEQLGSNSLIRPLSEYNGVDERHLP, from the coding sequence ATGGCTGCTGAAGAGATCAAGAAGGGCCTGGCCGGCGTCGTGGTTGATTACACCGCGATCTCCAAGGTCAATCCGGACACCAACTCGCTGCTGTACCGCGGCTATCCCGTGCAGGAACTCGCCGCCAAGTGCAGTTTCGAGGAAGTTGCCTTCCTGCTGTGGAATGGTGAGCTGCCCACGCCGGAAGAACTTGCAGAGTTCACAGCCCGCGAGCGCGCGGGCCGAACCCTTGACCCTGTGGTGAAGCAGGTTGTCGACACGCTGCCCACTACGGCCCACCCCATGGATGTGTGCCGCACGGCCGCCTCTGTACTGGGAGCACGGCACCCGCTGGCCGACGTTTCCACGCCGGAGGCCAATATGGCCAAAGCAATTGACTTGTTCGCCGCGATGCCCGCGGTGGTCGCCTACGACCAGCGCCGCCGACGCGGCCAGGGAGTCGTGGAACCCCGCGAGGACCTGGGCTATTCTTCGAACTTCCTGTGGATGACCTTCGGCGAGGACCCTGTCGACGAGGTCGTCAAGGCGTTCAACGTCTCGATGATCCTTTACGCCGAGCACTCCTTCAACGCGTCCACGTTCACGGCCCGCGTTGTCACCTCGACCCTCTCGGACCTGCACTCCGCCGTGACCGCGGCGATCGGTGCCCTCAAGGGCCCGCTGCACGGCGGCGCCAACGAGGCGGTCATGCACACCTTCGAGGAAATCGGCATCCGCACCGAGGAATCCCTCGATGACGCCGCCGCTCGGGCGAAGACCTGGATGGAACAGGCGTTGGCGCAGAAGAAGAAGGTCATGGGATTCGGTCACCGCGTCTACAAGCACGGCGACTCCCGCGTGCCCACCATGAAGGCCGCGCTGGACAAGATGATCGCCCACTACGGCCGGCCCGAGATCCTGGGCCTGTACAACGGCCTTGAACAAGCCATGGACGAGGCCAAGGCGATCAAGCCCAACCTGGACTACCCCGCCGGGCCCACCTACCACCTCATGGGCTTCGACACCCCCACCTTCACCCCGCTGTTCGTCGCCAGCCGCATCACCGGCTGGACCGCACACATCATGGAGCAGCTCGGATCGAACTCCCTGATCCGCCCGCTCAGCGAATACAACGGCGTGGACGAACGGCACCTGCCGTAA
- the xerD gene encoding site-specific tyrosine recombinase XerD: MPQLAEARIQTAIDRAVTDYLQHLGVERGLASNTLSAYRRDLSRYSNFLAASGVDKPGNISRHDVTAFVQALADGSDGAAALGVRSAARTVVAVRGLHKFWALEGTTTADPASDVHPPMPGRRLPKAISVGEVTRILEAAGADTATGLRDRALLEFLYSTGARISEAVGLDVDDVSLEAEADGPAIVRLFGKGSKERLVPLGSYGARAVGSYVVRGRPALAAKGKGTPALFLNARGGRISRQSAWTILKAAAEKANITKDVSPHTLRHSFATHLLEGGADVRVVQELLGHASVTTTQVYTLVTADTLREVYAAAHPRALG; encoded by the coding sequence ATGCCCCAGCTAGCGGAGGCCCGGATTCAAACAGCCATTGACCGGGCCGTCACGGACTACCTGCAGCACCTCGGCGTGGAACGTGGCCTCGCAAGCAACACATTGTCCGCCTACCGCCGGGATCTGTCCCGCTATTCGAACTTTCTGGCTGCCTCCGGCGTCGACAAACCGGGCAACATCTCCCGCCACGACGTCACAGCCTTTGTGCAGGCACTCGCCGACGGCTCGGACGGCGCAGCAGCACTGGGCGTCCGCTCTGCGGCGCGCACTGTGGTTGCCGTGCGCGGGCTCCACAAGTTTTGGGCTTTGGAGGGAACGACGACGGCGGACCCCGCCAGCGATGTCCACCCGCCAATGCCCGGCAGGCGTCTGCCGAAGGCCATTAGCGTCGGCGAAGTAACCCGGATCCTCGAAGCGGCCGGTGCGGATACCGCCACGGGCCTGAGGGACCGGGCACTCCTGGAGTTCCTCTATTCCACGGGTGCCCGCATCAGCGAAGCTGTGGGGCTTGACGTTGACGATGTCTCGCTCGAAGCGGAAGCCGATGGGCCCGCGATCGTACGGCTCTTCGGAAAGGGCTCCAAGGAACGCCTGGTGCCGCTGGGATCCTATGGTGCCCGCGCCGTCGGGTCCTATGTGGTCCGTGGAAGGCCCGCGTTGGCCGCCAAAGGAAAAGGCACTCCGGCGCTGTTCCTGAACGCTCGCGGAGGGCGGATCAGCCGGCAGAGTGCCTGGACAATTCTGAAGGCCGCGGCGGAGAAGGCCAACATAACCAAGGATGTCTCGCCGCACACGCTCCGGCATTCGTTTGCCACGCATCTGCTTGAGGGCGGCGCGGACGTCCGTGTTGTGCAAGAGCTCCTGGGCCATGCCTCAGTGACCACCACGCAGGTGTACACCTTGGTCACCGCCGATACCTTGCGGGAAGTGTACGCTGCGGCGCATCCTCGGGCGCTCGGCTGA